A part of Astatotilapia calliptera chromosome 15, fAstCal1.2, whole genome shotgun sequence genomic DNA contains:
- the frk gene encoding tyrosine-protein kinase SRK2 has protein sequence MEIQKRFSACWDSFLGCFKKNGPSGDETDRGEKSTVIKNLSAADKDEQSFHSTRDLPPLPPADVEYYVALYDYSARTEEDLSFNTGDTLEALDKSAGDWWFAKALTGVSASKQGYIPANYVAPVESINAEPWYFPDTKRLDAEKMLMAGGNKHGAFLVRNCESQKGDLSLSVLDNGKVKHYKLRKLDNGHYYVSRAKSFQTLKELVEHYSRQSDGLCARLGEPCKKIEVPQTYGLSYNTVDQWEINRSSIKLLKKLGAGQFGEVFEGIWNETTSVAVKTLKPGTMDAEDFLREAQIMKRLRHPKLIQLYAVCTLEEPIYIITELMTNGSLLEYLQKDKGRTLRISDQIEMAAQVASGMAFLELQNYIHRDLAARNVLVGENNICKVADFGLARVFMKESENVYEAKEGTKFPVKWTAPEAIHDNRFTIKSDVWSFGILLYEIVTFGQMPYPAMTNFQVVQKLAEGFRMQCPANCPKVLYDIMKDCWKENEQDRPTFETLQWKLEEYFEQDVTSYDDATRY, from the exons ATGGAGATCCAAAAGAGGTTTTCTGCCTGTTGGGACAGTTTTTTggggtgttttaaaaaaaatggcccCTCTGGAGACGAGACCGACCGTGGGGAAAAATCGACGGTTATTAAAAACTTGAGCGCTGCTGACAAAGACGAACAGAGCTTTCATTCAACAAGAGATTTACCGCCGCTGCCACCAGCTGATGTGGAGTATTATGTCGCCCTGTATGATTATTCTGCTCGCACAGAAGAGGATCTTAGCTTCAACACGGGGGATACTTTAGAGGCCCTGGACAAAAGTGCCGGTGATTGGTGGTTCGCTAAAGCCCTCACCGGGGTGTCAGCCTCCAAACAGGGATACATCCCTGCTAACTATGTGGCGCCTGTGGAGAGCATTAATGCCGAACC ATGGTATTTCCCTGACACCAAGAGGCTGGATGCTGAGAAGATGCTGATGGCTGGAGGGAACAAGCATGGAGCCTTTCTCGTCAGAAACTGTGAAAGTCAGAAAGGAGACCTCTCACTGTCAG TGCTTGACAATGGAAAGGTGAAGCATTACAAGCTGAGAAAACTGGACAATGGTCACTACTATGTGTCAAGGGCCAAATCGTTTCAAACACTGAAGGAGTTAGTGGAACATTACTCCCGACAGTCTGATGGCCTCTGTGCACGTCTGGGTGAGCCATgcaaaaag ATAGAAGTTCCACAGACTTATGGTCTGTCCTATAACACAGTGGACCAATGGGAAATCAATCGTAGCTCCATCAAACTACTGAAAAAGCTTGGAGCGGGACAGTTTGGTGAGGTCTTTGAAGGCATATGGAATGAAACTACATCAGTTGCCGTGAAGACTCTCAAACCAG GCACCATGGACGCAGAGGACTTCTTGAGAGAGGCTCAGATCATGAAGAGGCTGCGGCACCCCAAGCTGATTCAGCTGTATGCCGTTTGCACCTTGGAGGAGCCCATCTACATAATCACAGAGCTGATGACAAATGGCAGCCTGTTGGAGTACCTTCAAA AGGATAAAGGTAGAACACTGCGTATCTCAGATCAAATTGAGATGGCTGCACAGGTGGCATCAGGCATGGCTTTTCTGGAGTTACAGAACTACATCCACAGAGACCTGGCAGCCAGAAATGTCCTAGTGGGCgaaaacaacatctgcaaaGTGGCTGACTTTGGCCTGGCCAGGGTTTTCATG aaagaaagtgaaaatgtgTACGAAGCCAAAGAAGGAACTAAATTCCCTGTGAAATGGACCGCTCCAGAGGCCATTCATGACAACAGGTTCACTATCAAATCTGATGTTTGGTCCTTTGGAATTTTGCTGTATGAGATTGTGACATTTGGCCAGATGCCGTACCCAG CAATGACAAACTTTCAGGTGGTCCAGAAACTGGCTGAGGGCTTCAGGATGCAATGCCCCGCAAACTGCCCCAAAGTCTTGTATGACATTATGAAGGACTGCTGGAAGGAAAATGAACAGGACCGGCCTACATTTGAGACCCTGCAGTGGAAGCTGGAGGAATACTTTGAACAGGATGTGACGTCCTATGACGATGCCACTCGTTATTAG